The following DNA comes from Vespa velutina chromosome 11, iVesVel2.1, whole genome shotgun sequence.
ACATTGTAATACATGGCAATTTATAAAAGTTActttcatgaattttttattcacgAATTCATTCATCTAAATAagctaattatttattttgaaaaaagaaaagaaaaagaaaatatcgattaaaacgattcgTAGCATTGAGGAAAGTGATGGCACGAGCACACAGACAAGCTTGGGCCTGGCAAGATGAATGGTATGGTTTGACAATGGAAGATATCAGAGAAATTGAACGGCAAACTCAGTTAGCACTTCAACAAAAGATGGGTCTTGCTGATTCCGGTGAAGAAGTAActcatgatgatgatgaggacACGAATACAGGGAATACCGGAATGACACCTCAAGAATCGAACGTCGCTAGGACATTCGCAGCCACTTTGAGCAGTATCGAAAAAAATGAGGACCTTCAGAGTCCAATGAGTATTAGGAAACCTTCGGATATACCGATCATCAATACGGCTGTTAGTTCAGAAGGTGAAGCTAGTCCTGAGGATTCTCCAACGGAACCATCTAATGCTAGGTAATTTCTTACTTTATCGtcagatatttcattttaatgtattattaatattttatcatattaatataataaaattaaaatatagttaattataatatttatatttatacattgtcCTCATTTCATTATTGTTCTAAACTGTTAttcttcatataaataatacttatttatccagataaaaataattttctttttatcgccaattgtatatatttagcccgatcgacgaaaaaaatgaaaagaaatcatGGAAGAAAAATACAGCAAGTCATTCACCTAGTTCAGCAAAAAATATGGATATACAAATCGCAAATTGGAGAATGGAGAGTATCGTTAGAGAATCCGAAACCAGTAGCGAAGAGGAATTCTTTGATTGCCAGGGTAAGAGTTccattttcttccatttcctttctttatttatcagaataaattaatcataaaaaaataagcatGATCGTAGATCGAAACAGTTGAtgtatcattataaaaaaaaaaaaagaaaaagaaaaagaaaaaaagaaccaatTTTTCTAAGctctttcttaatatatttaaaaaagaaaaaaattcattttgcatcgttttattatctaaCCTGCATCTCGTAGATACTTTAAtaccttctttattttataaattcgcATACTCTGTAACACTTTGTGGACATATGAAACTCGGTCATTTgacttgataataataaaaataaaaataaaagtaaaaataaaaaaaatagaaaaaatgagtTTGGTCCACAAAATGTAAACAGTTATAACTCTGGTATTAGGAAAGAACGTTTGAAATGTCTAATTCTAAAAAtctatcgtttctctctttctctctcactctctctcccactctctctctctcccactctccctctctcactctttctctctctctctctctctctctctctctctctctctttctttctctatttatctatctatctatctctctttttttcataggTATTAACATCAGCttaaaaagacaataatagCATGTGTTGACTATTTCGAACAGTCTTTTTTATGTCTAccttctctgttttttcttgCACTCCACACACACACCGCAGCTGGGTTCATTATACCTACTATACGTAAAGGTAGGACGCGTAGTTAACGATGAATTGTTCATCaccattagaaaaaaatacgaacaGCAGCTAGAACAAACAagtgaaagtatttttttcaaaagaaaatataaaaaaaagaaataataataataataaagaactgTGCACtctgtatatatgcattattaattttctaatcacTTTATTCATacactttatatattatatcatttttaataaatttctagaATTGTCTAATTCTAGAATTCAGCATGAAGATTCCCGAGCATGATCTATACGCATGGCTACATAAAGTTTATTGGCTgtacgatgaaaatatttgtaactAACATCGGACGATGTAACAACCTGTTGCATGATGTATTCACGTTAGCACTTGGGCCATAGAAGTAATCGATATTTGGTTACATCATGTACACGAAGTTTAGAAAGCACTGAAAGAGTAATTTTATGGAATttaatgatcattttttttttaattttttagtcGCTTCTATGTTACACACATAATAAAtacactattattataataatgataataataataataatgatatgaatcaaatatgaaaaaaaataaataaaaaaagaaaagcaatagTGCACAATCGACATTAATTATATGTGATTATACTTTAGAGCACTTTGAAGATAACTCTTCATTAGCTAAATGGAGTTCTTTGGATCTTCTAGCAGAAGAGGATGATGGTGCTTCTCCTGTGGCACCAACAAACAACGTGGAAGGTAATATTTTgcattcttaatttttatcatttaattaaatgtttttaaatattatatgaatgatTATACCATAAAATCATTGTATTTCCATTAGGTCTATCAAAAAGTTctgtttgattttttattaaaaacaaaaatttgttttatattgaaaaataatatcatataatcattttttttttatcattagatacattaatttatgtaattaattttcacaGAAGCAGATACGATATTCTCACCGTCGTTTCTACAGCCAATAGCAAGCGAACGTAGTAAAAGATTGCAAATTCACACCTCGACGAGCGTTGACGTTTCTTGTCCAACGTCACCTCAACATTCTCCAACTCATCAGTCGTGTAAAACTACAGTACTTTTGATTGTGATGCATGCCGGAAGCGTTCTAGGtaattgtcattttatttgatatttatttatacttattaaatgatacttatttattgatatttaagtaatatttaaGTTATTTATTGATACGTATTAAATGACaaacataattaattcattatagaTGCCAATGTTGATTTGACGGCTAAGAAATCGGATGTAACAACTTTCAGAGGTGCCTTCGAGTCTGTTATGAGACAACATTATCCTAGTATGGTCGGACATGTctctataaaatttgtttcatgtcCGTCAATATGTACTGAAGGTCTAGGTGTTCTTTCGaggtaaaaagaattaattataattcactTGCCGATTagattatcaattaaataaattttaatgtaaatcaACGTATTAATCAGAatttatacgaaagaaaaaataaataacagattatttttttaatattataaaataaaaaaaaaataaaaattaattaaattttatcgttcaGTTTAAGTCCATACAGTTTCGATATGTCTCCATCATGCATGGATGCACCTCAAGTAACGAACGATACTATACCAATCGGTGCAATACCATTACTGGCAAGTGCAAGCTCGGATTACGAAGAAGCAGTCTCACGAGTAGTTACCAATGCAAATCAGATTTAtcaagaatttataaaaagcgAGGAGGGTAAAGGTTTTAGTGGGCAAATTTGTTTCATCGGTGATTCCGTAGGTTCGATTTTGGCCTACGATGCTTTGTGTAGATCTACGCATTATCATTCGAGATATAAcagtgaaaataatatattggaaACGAGTAATCAAGGGACTGAAAATAATGGAATTTCTGAGGATGGTAAACATTTAAGTGCAACTTTACCTAGAAGAAGATCTTCTGGAACAAAGTAAGAAATAggattatattttgataaaattttagtaggaaatttattatactttttagaTAACTTTCCAAATtacatatactatacatatataagtatatgtatcctatatatgtatagtatataggtatatataggaatatatatctatataatgtaaaaaattaataaataatactatcttactataatactattatactattattatacgtattgtGTAATAgctaatattattgtatgatAGTATTGTGTAGAGTATTGTAGTAAAtgtatgtttttataatattttatatatagatataatattattttatataatagtataataaatacattattataatatatatttcttttatatatatatatatatatgtttatataaaaaataattatataattatatataaaaattatataataatataatatatatattaatatattaatatacatatatagtcaTATTATTCTCAAGATGAAACTTCTATTATCAGTGACAGTTGCCAGCAATGTAAATTAGAGTTCGAGGTAGGAGAGTTCTTCATGTTTGGCAGTCCATTAGCACTCGTTATGgcatatagaaaaatttcatctcacggagataaaaatagtaatatccCAAAGCCAATGGTGAATCAAGTTTACAATCTCTTTCATCCAAGCGATCCAGTAGCTGCAAGAATCGAACCATTGATTTCTGCAAGATTTTCTTTACTACCACCTGTTAATGTTGCTCGATATCAAAAGTATCCACTTGGAAATGGGCAACCTTATCATTTACGTAagtgtttttttattttctatgttttaaaaatagaaaggagaaattcataaaaattcttatcatttttcagTGGAAACGATTCAAAGCAATACACAATTATTTGCGGATGGATTAAACATTCCTAACATATACATGACAACGCCACTTCAACATGCTCATTTGAGAAGATTGTCGGATATATCGATTCACAGTACTATGTCTGGTATCGTCGATAATTTTCCTTTACAAGTTGTCTCTGCACGTAAGTCCTAGTCTATatccaataaataaatcaattctttctctctctctctctctttctctctctttctctctctccctcaatACCTTCTGatataaaattctatcttatattttattctacctattttatattatatttttctactctattctatctattctacaatatatatatatatatatatatatatatattatttattattttttattattattattattattattattattattattattattattattattattattatagaagatAGAACTATgtatttcttgtttatttttattttcattttttcgtgttaaatttagttttattattttaataatttcttttatggaaaattaatttttcctctttatacTTTCCGTAaagtaatgtataataaaagattaaaaaaaaaaaaaaagaaaagaaagaaagaaagaaagaaagaaaaaccgaCACAAAGATTGAATTTCCAGTGACGCAAAAATGGTGGGGAAACAAACGAATAGATTATGCTCTATATTGTCCAGAGGGTCTGGCAAATTTTCCTACAAATGCATTACCCCATCTCTTTCATGCTAGTTATTGGGAATCATCAGACGTAATAGCGTTTATATTAAGACAGCTGGGTCGGTTCGATTTACCTATACTTggtaacgaagaaaaagaactttcaTGTTTCCGTCCAGGTCAACCaagagaaaaatggaataaaaaacgCACTTCGGTCAAACTAAAggttcatattatatttatatatatatatatatatatatatatattttttttttattatcgaatttagTTCTCCTTGTTCGCAATGAAATTAACGtcatgttataaattatttagaatgtTGCTGCTAATCATAGAGCCAATGATGTAATCGTGGGAGAAGGTGTACCTCAAGTATTAGTGGCCAGATTTATGTACAGTCCTATAGACGTGATAGCTTTAACAGGTAAACAATCAATGATTATTCGCGACgatcatctttttattattattattattattattattattattattattattattattattattattattattattattattattattattattgttattattattattatcattaacatatatatatatgttatttaacattgttatttttttctttttttccatgcCCAGGGGAAAAAGTAGACATTCATATTATGAAGGATCCACCTGTTGGCGAATggtcatttttaaatacagaAATTACAGATAAAAATGGTAGAATAACTTATAGAATACCCGATGACAAAGCTCTCGGTTATGGACTTTATCCTGTAAAAATGATAGTTAGGTAATTAATAGGCCCAAAATTTTCCctcatttatattcattgatattaattgatattgaaaagaaaaaatgttgttATTTAGAGGAGATCACACTTCCGTTGACTTCTTTTTGGCTGTGATACCTCCGAAAACAGAATGTGTGGTCTTCAGTATCGATGGATCGTTCACAGCAAGTATGTCAGTTACCGGGAAGGATCCGAAAGTTAGAGCTGGCGCTGTTGATGTTGTCAGGTAaacgtttttaaaataatctcattctttcattatatgaaataatcctTTGATCGGTAATCACTTAGTTCATTATGTTACTCATAGGCACTGGCAAGAATtaggatatttaattatatacatcaCCGCTCGACCCGATATGCAACAGAAGAAAGTTGTATCCTGGCTATCTCAGCATAACTTCCCTCACGGTTTGGTGTCTTTCGCGGATGGGCTCTCTACGGATCCGCTAGGTCATAAAGCagcatatttaaataatttagtcCAGGTAAGAAGACAATGATAATggcaatgataatgataattagcccataaaaaattaatattttcttactaacattttcttatcattCTGGATTTAATTCGGtcatattcaaaatatttttctacaatCAATTGATATagcaataaatttataaattaattaaatgtcatTAATTACAGGAACACGGTGTAATAATACATCAAGCATACGGTAGTAGTAAAGACATAAGTGTTTACACGTCAATAAATCTCAAGCCAAATCAAATATTCGTTATCGGTGGAGCATCGAAAAAACATCATGCTCTGGCGACAATACTTCACGATGGTTATGCCGCACACTTGAGCATCCTACAAGCACATGGTGGTTCGAGACCAGCCAAAGGCAATGCAAGGATGGTAATACCACGTGGACAATTTGGTTTGCCCGGTCAGAATGCATCTTTACGGCGAAGAAGGTATGTCCTTTGATATTTATacttcattatttcattattattcaaacTCGTGTTTATTACGTAAAATATGTGAAATATTCGATAGTCTCGCTAATTAATCTGATTTCGATCTTGAAactaattcaaagaaaaattcgtattGAAAATCTACAGAAAATGCAGTATATGTGGATGTAAAATATTGCGTTTCtacatctatctttctccttcactcattcactttttacaatattttctacgtaattatttaattaataattaagaaaattaataatacgctGAAAGCTACGAATccgataagacgataatatAACTAGATATGAACGATGATATATAACcatattcttataatttataataatattttttttctttcttctatgcTTTCTATAAGAAATCTtcattaagaatataaaaaaacgatATGGATTACCAAATATGGAaatcatttttgaaataaaaacataaaagattTAACGTCGATGacattcgataaataatatatgtaaattacatATTTGCCATTCTATATCGTTTTAGATTTTAGAGTTTGTCAAAGTGTGATGTTTgcagtgtgtgtgtgtatatgtgtgtgtgtgaatacGAAAATACTGGCTTTGTTCCAGTAATGACACAAGCATCAGCTCCTCAGCGTGCAACAGTGTATACTCAAAGTGGAAAGTTACCTTAGTGACATCTAACACACGCCTATAATCTGCGTACAATTAAATTACTCGCATTGGTAACTATCTCTCctgcctttctttctttctttgtccttctctttcgttccttcttcttttgctatctttattttctttctttctctctctctctctctctctctctctctctctctctctctttctctctctctctttcgctaaCATCACACTGAATTTATGGATAGAAAGatcgattttaaatttaaaaataaaaaaaaaaaaaagaaaataagatgaattgtttaaaaattaactcaaaattttttattcgtcaattaatattatcgttctgTTCATTGCACGTAGGCATGCTGATTTTGGTTTTCGAtgtctagaaaaaaaaaaaaaggaaaaatagataattgactgataaaaaaaatgtgagaaaatattcttttataaaaaaatctttctatctttaacaTGCTGCAAGTGTGCCGTGCTGTGATACTGGCTGATACTCGATGGACACTCAAGAGATGTCTAAAATTCAAGAATTTCTTCGTTACAGGTACATGCTATGAGGATATAAACGCGTCTTATATGACATAGCTAATGAAAACATCGTATGCTCTTGAAAAACGAGCGACGATTATTCGAGCTCGCacaaacgaagaaaacgaaaaacaaacgaacaaacaaacaaacaaacaaacaaaaaatatatttaaaaaaaaagcaaaaaaaattaaaaaagaaaaaaaaagaaaaaaaaaagaatttaaaaaaatacaaaaaatcttataattGCTTTCTCTATgaatcatataaaaagaacaaaaaaaaaaaaaaaagagaaaaagaaagaaagtaagaaagaaaaaataataatatgtcaaGGACTTGTGATTAAAAAATCCGCTTTGACTGTTTAGATGCGTTCAGTGATTAGAGTTTTCTCGTCTAATCTATCGAGATTATCTGATCCTGTTTTTAGTCATCAAGGTAAACAggtgtattaatattatttttgtatcaaattttattagagACTGAATGTTCTGTggattttgttattattattattattattattattattattattttattttttcttttttcttttttattttatcgaagagAGTTTGACGAATCACCTACGATAGAAGATTAAAGTAAATTGAAGGATCTAATTTAGATAACTGCGtgaagtattatatttaacattagCGTAAGCGCATTACGTAAAGGATATTCATATTTTGTAAtgtaatatgcatatatatgcatataaatgtataatatacaatacgtgtgtatgtgtatgtgtgtgcatacGCACAcctcaatataattattctttcctaatcatttttttattattatgattattcggaatatataaatatatacatacatatatatatatatatatatatatatatatatatatatatattccgaataaaaaatagtatcttacgtaataatatttttattcgtaatattcaattctaataattttcatttgattttctcataaataaaaaagaaaaattctaaatcgGTGATTCGGTTGATCTCTAATCGTTGTATTTATTTGCAAATTAAGATGTCGTCATAGATTAGAAATTTCAACATTATTTGCACGATTTCATAGTTTCGAATTAATCATTAACGAAATATCACAATTCAAAAGACATACACAGTGTGTAAATCAGCATTTAAAGAAGGACCTTCTCTCCTCTTACTGTTTctattaatctctctctctcccactctctctctctctctctctctctttctctctctctttctctctctctctctctctctctctctctctctctctctctctctctctctctctctctctctaattatcACAATTATGCATTAGATTTCACTTATCACGCTTGTTATTAGAACATCTTTATTTAGCAGCAATGAAGATCAACAAGCTACTTCTGTTACGATCGATTTATCAATCGACTAATtatttaagtaattaattaattaatgaattgatatcttttttagcgtatatacatatatatgtatttatatatataatattctatttttatatatatatatagaaatagaatagTCGTCCGGATCACttgatctatataataattgataatattaattctttaattaatacaaatttttattttaattatggcAATTGATGtgattaaaataacaaattgtaaaaaattaattaagcaTCGATATGAAATTCTAAAGCTTTATATCCAGATATATGAGGATGGAGACACAAAAAACTTGCGAAATGTCcgatttatatatagttatttttgTTCACCTTTTCTTAAAAAGTTTTGGAATttcattggaaaaataaagaataataataataataataataataataataataatgaaaaaaagaaatcattaaagGATTCCATAGCTCCTAGTCATTTCTGATGTAAACGAAAAATGCTTTGAATGAAGAGCACGATCCATTGTCTCCGTACTGCTTTTTATCCACGAATGACCTTTGTTACGTCATCAACGTCATGCTTTCagcgtagaaaaaaaattcaaaacgtTTATAAACCCGAACAATAACGCATAAAAATTCTCTAATGTTCTAGTATCCATTCATTTTCATGATACTAACATTCTACATTCACATTCTGTATTTCCTGTCGCCTACAttgcatttctctctctctctctctctctctgtctcctcactttctctctctctctctctctctctctctctctctctctctctctctctatctatctatctatctatctatctatctatctatctatctatctatctatctatctatctatctatctatctatctatctatctatctatctatctatctatctaactaacGATAACCTCATAATTTTGAGAATCATCAATACtatcgataatgtcgatacTTTGCGAGCTATCGATTTCAATTTtcgatttcattaaaaatgattcaaacaattttcttaCCAAAGCACgattaagatagaaaaaaaaagacaaaaataacaatagcaTCATCAAGTTGTTTGTTTTATCTAATCCCGGATGTTCTAAATTAGATGAATGTTAAATATGGCGGATGCATATGTAACTGTTTACCTATTTAACAATGGAACTTTGCgtaatatcgatcgaacgtaATAAAAGATTGCTAAGATTCTAATTTTATACCTAAATGAAATTGTTTCGATATGATTCTACGCAAggatgttaaaaaattatttagaattgAATGATAAAATTGCATATCATTCAATTAGaacatataatgtattttatatatatatatacattaaacaatttatatacatacatatatatatatatatatatatatatatatgtgcaaaaTATGTTCTTATTCcgtagaataaattaaatgataaaaaatctaatataatgaaaattggCAGCTCTTTTAGAACGGCGAAACGAGCGATTTCTCAACCAACTGTGGGAAAAATCTTTCCTTTGGAACGAAGTACGAGCTTAGGACCACCAAGTTCGCTTCCAAACGTACCGCATTCGGCGCCACCAATCAAAAATACCGCCACGGAAAAGCTCTGACGACTTACACGCTGCCGCTCTTTTTTCGACTCCTTGCATTGATTTACGTGTATTCGCAATGTCCTTCATCGATTCCTATTTTAACTTACGTAACACAATTAACTTGATATCAACGCGATatcgataggaaaaaaaagggaaaaagtaagagaaaaaaaccaGAAGCTGCAAAAATTcccatttttttactttggaCTATACGTCATCATTGTAAACAACTAC
Coding sequences within:
- the LOC124953061 gene encoding protein retinal degeneration B isoform X7, whose protein sequence is MLIKEYRIPLPLTVEEYQIAQLYMIAKKSREESRGTGSGVEIIVNEPYTNGPGGNGQYTHKIYHVGSHLPGWFKSLLPKSALIAKEEAWNAYPYTKTRYTSPFVEKFSIEIETYYFPDNGYQENVFKLNGADLRNRVVDLIDIVKDQIDYVKEEDPKLYISEKTGRGPLTDTWLEDYWSEIKGKQQPTSSGKSLMCAYKLCRVEFRYWGMQTKLEKFIHDMALRKVMARAHRQAWAWQDEWYGLTMEDIREIERQTQLALQQKMGLADSGEEVTHDDDEDTNTGNTGMTPQESNVARTFAATLSSIEKNEDLQSPMSIRKPSDIPIINTAVSSEGEASPEDSPTEPSNASPIDEKNEKKSWKKNTASHSPSSAKNMDIQIANWRMESIVRESETSSEEEFFDCQEEDDGASPVAPTNNVEEADTIFSPSFLQPIASERSKRLQIHTSTSVDVSCPTSPQHSPTHQSCKTTVLLIVMHAGSVLDANVDLTAKKSDVTTFRGAFESVMRQHYPSMVGHVSIKFVSCPSICTEGLGVLSSLSPYSFDMSPSCMDAPQVTNDTIPIGAIPLLASASSDYEEAVSRVVTNANQIYQEFIKSEEGKGFSGQICFIGDSVGSILAYDALCRSTHYHSRYNSENNILETSNQGTENNGISEDGKHLSATLPRRRSSGTNDSCQQCKLEFEVGEFFMFGSPLALVMAYRKISSHGDKNSNIPKPMVNQVYNLFHPSDPVAARIEPLISARFSLLPPVNVARYQKYPLGNGQPYHLLETIQSNTQLFADGLNIPNIYMTTPLQHAHLRRLSDISIHSTMSGIVDNFPLQVVSALTQKWWGNKRIDYALYCPEGLANFPTNALPHLFHASYWESSDVIAFILRQLGRFDLPILGNEEKELSCFRPGQPREKWNKKRTSVKLKNVAANHRANDVIVGEGVPQVLVARFMYSPIDVIALTGEKVDIHIMKDPPVGEWSFLNTEITDKNGRITYRIPDDKALGYGLYPVKMIVRGDHTSVDFFLAVIPPKTECVVFSIDGSFTASMSVTGKDPKVRAGAVDVVRHWQELGYLIIYITARPDMQQKKVVSWLSQHNFPHGLVSFADGLSTDPLGHKAAYLNNLVQEHGVIIHQAYGSSKDISVYTSINLKPNQIFVIGGASKKHHALATILHDGYAAHLSILQAHGGSRPAKGNARMVIPRGQFGLPGQNASLRRRSSFRTAKRAISQPTVGKIFPLERSTSLGPPSSLPNVPHSAPPIKNTATEKL
- the LOC124953061 gene encoding protein retinal degeneration B isoform X1 produces the protein MLIKEYRIPLPLTVEEYQIAQLYMIAKKSREESRGTGSGVEIIVNEPYTNGPGGNGQYTHKIYHVGSHLPGWFKSLLPKSALIAKEEAWNAYPYTKTRYTSPFVEKFSIEIETYYFPDNGYQENVFKLNGADLRNRVVDLIDIVKDQIDYVKEEDPKLYISEKTGRGPLTDTWLEDYWSEIKGKQQPTSSGKSLMCAYKLCRVEFRYWGMQTKLEKFIHDMALRKVMARAHRQAWAWQDEWYGLTMEDIREIERQTQLALQQKMGLADSGEEVTHDDDEDTNTGNTGMTPQESNVARTFAATLSSIEKNEDLQSPMSIRKPSDIPIINTAVSSEGEASPEDSPTEPSNASPIDEKNEKKSWKKNTASHSPSSAKNMDIQIANWRMESIVRESETSSEEEFFDCQAGFIIPTIRKEHFEDNSSLAKWSSLDLLAEEDDGASPVAPTNNVEEADTIFSPSFLQPIASERSKRLQIHTSTSVDVSCPTSPQHSPTHQSCKTTVLLIVMHAGSVLDANVDLTAKKSDVTTFRGAFESVMRQHYPSMVGHVSIKFVSCPSICTEGLGVLSSLSPYSFDMSPSCMDAPQVTNDTIPIGAIPLLASASSDYEEAVSRVVTNANQIYQEFIKSEEGKGFSGQICFIGDSVGSILAYDALCRSTHYHSRYNSENNILETSNQGTENNGISEDGKHLSATLPRRRSSGTNDSCQQCKLEFEVGEFFMFGSPLALVMAYRKISSHGDKNSNIPKPMVNQVYNLFHPSDPVAARIEPLISARFSLLPPVNVARYQKYPLGNGQPYHLLETIQSNTQLFADGLNIPNIYMTTPLQHAHLRRLSDISIHSTMSGIVDNFPLQVVSALTQKWWGNKRIDYALYCPEGLANFPTNALPHLFHASYWESSDVIAFILRQLGRFDLPILGNEEKELSCFRPGQPREKWNKKRTSVKLKNVAANHRANDVIVGEGVPQVLVARFMYSPIDVIALTGEKVDIHIMKDPPVGEWSFLNTEITDKNGRITYRIPDDKALGYGLYPVKMIVRGDHTSVDFFLAVIPPKTECVVFSIDGSFTASMSVTGKDPKVRAGAVDVVRHWQELGYLIIYITARPDMQQKKVVSWLSQHNFPHGLVSFADGLSTDPLGHKAAYLNNLVQEHGVIIHQAYGSSKDISVYTSINLKPNQIFVIGGASKKHHALATILHDGYAAHLSILQAHGGSRPAKGNARMVIPRGQFGLPGQNASLRRRSSFRTAKRAISQPTVGKIFPLERSTSLGPPSSLPNVPHSAPPIKNTATEKL
- the LOC124953061 gene encoding protein retinal degeneration B isoform X5, producing MLIKEYRIPLPLTVEEYQIAQLYMIAKKSREESRGTGSGVEIIVNEPYTNGPGGNGQYTHKIYHVGSHLPGWFKSLLPKSALIAKEEAWNAYPYTKTRYTSPFVEKFSIEIETYYFPDNGYQENVFKLNGADLRNRVVDLIDIVKDQIDYVKEEDPKLYISEKTGRGPLTDTWLEDYWSEIKGKQQPTSSGKSLMCAYKLCRVEFRYWGMQTKLEKFIHDMALRKVMARAHRQAWAWQDEWYGLTMEDIREIERQTQLALQQKMGLADSGEEVTHDDDEDTNTGNTGMTPQESNVARTFAATLSSIEKNEDLQSPMSIRKPSDIPIINTAVSSEGEASPEDSPTEPSNASPIDEKNEKKSWKKNTASHSPSSAKNMDIQIANWRMESIVRESETSSEEEFFDCQAGFIIPTIRKEHFEDNSSLAKWSSLDLLAEEDDGASPVAPTNNVEEADTIFSPSFLQPIASERSKRLQIHTSTSVDVSCPTSPQHSPTHQSCKTTVLLIVMHAGSVLDANVDLTAKKSDVTTFRGAFESVMRQHYPSMVGHVSIKFVSCPSICTEGLGVLSSLSPYSFDMSPSCMDAPQVTNDTIPIGAIPLLASASSDYEEAVSRVVTNANQIYQEFIKSEEGKGFSGQICFIGDSVGSILAYDALCRSTHYHSRYNSENNILETSNQGTENNGISEDGKHLSATLPRRRSSGTNDSCQQCKLEFEVGEFFMFGSPLALVMAYRKISSHGDKNSNIPKPMVNQVYNLFHPSDPVAARIEPLISARFSLLPPVNVARYQKYPLGNGQPYHLLETIQSNTQLFADGLNIPNIYMTTPLQHAHLRRLSDISIHSTMSGIVDNFPLQVVSALTQKWWGNKRIDYALYCPEGLANFPTNALPHLFHASYWESSDVIAFILRQLGRFDLPILGNEEKELSCFRPGQPREKWNKKRTSVKLKNVAANHRANDVIVGEGVPQVLVARFMYSPIDVIALTGEKVDIHIMKDPPVGEWSFLNTEITDKNGRITYRIPDDKALGYGLYPVKMIVRGDHTSVDFFLAVIPPKTECVVFSIDGSFTASMSVTGKDPKVRAGAVDVVRHWQELGYLIIYITARPDMQQKKVVSWLSQHNFPHGLVSFADGLSTDPLGHKAAYLNNLVQEHGVIIHQAYGSSKDISVYTSINLKPNQIFVIGGASKKHHALATILHDGYAAHLSILQAHGGSRPAKGNARMVIPRGQFGLPGQNASLRRRSNDTSISSSACNSVYSKWKVTLVTSNTRL